CCCAGCTGGGATCCTCCTTCCTGGGGAGGGAAGagcctctggcccagggcccggCCCATCTCCCAGCATCTACAAgaggaggtgtgggaggggcacaGGTGGCTGTAAGcactaaaccccactcccctgccagagctggggatagaacccaggagtcctggcatacagcccccgccccccctcctcccgattctaaccactagaccccactccaggggaattgctcaactttGCCTGGAGACTGGTGTTCCCCAAGCACgtgggactgagggtataaaacagaacacaggggccccatgctgggcctttctcctgcccccaccttgtcatgaagtgtgggggagtccggggcctgcacccctcttcctgggattcactgtgactctcagccagccagtaaaacggaaagtttattggacaataggaacacagtctaaaacagagcttgtgggtacaaccaggacccctcagtcaagtccttccggggggcagggagctcagacccccgccctggggttccctgctttccaccacccagcaccaaactgaaacccaAAACTTCCCAGCCGgctccctcctccagcctgtgtccagttcccgggcagaggtgtcgcctcccctccccctcctggctcaggtgacaggctctcaggtctcccattgaaacCCCCCTGCCACAttcacactcccccctccctgctgcctcacacacctacactgcaatcaaCCAAGACACTcagaagaagactgaagactccaacagaggacactggcccaggtttcaagggtcaaacctgtgtactatgaatttcAATATCCAGTGAGgtaagaaaaactgcttaatctagatgttgcccagtctaatagggttgagcagtttagactgcgtgcttacagaatcatagaactggaagggacctccggaggccatcctgtccagtcccctgcacttatattttcttttctttcaggtAACTAACTCTgcctttttgcctatcacttaatatcacttaaaatctctcttttgttgTCAATAAACTTCTTCAACTGTATATCTTTACCAGGGAGTTTGTATGCAGTGTGTGAAAAATCTGCTTCAGGTtagcaaaggctggtgtatagccactttccactgatgaaatggtgaaccaattaataaatctgcattcctcgtcttgagcagtgcaagacggcatattcctgaggtgcaaggctgggagctgggggaatttgGCAGGTGCCTTTCATGGCAGGTGCCTTTCCCTGTGAGATTCAtaagtggctctgggagcattcaggCAAGCGAGCTGGGTATGGGGTCTCCccatgcggttgtgctgagtgatcacagcacccaGAAAGGTTTGCTACTTGTCATGAGCAAGCCACAGTGGGagacagctcaggctggagagagttcagggggtaCAGCGGTCCCccagtcccaggctgcagcccagggatcCCTGCATCACAGGGTTCTGGGCCAAGACTGGGGTCCTCGGCACTCCTGGAATACACCGAACAAGTAGCACTAATGATGTGCAGTGCCTGTGTCTGGGGCACCTGGGGGCTGCGGCTGTGCAAAAAATCAATGACACTAACGAACGATGCCATTGGCACAAGAGGAACTGGGCGTAACAGGGCCAGGGATCAGTGGATGCTGGAAGGTTTCCCCTCGTCAGAGGAGGGAAGGCCTGGAACAACCTACCTCCCAGTCGGTGTCGGGGGCAAAGACCCTCAGTAGTCCAAGGGCGGgaggcacggggcgggggggggggggtgttcattcctgctgctccctgctggaTGGGGTCATGttcaggggcggcgagttatatctcCACGTGGTGCCTTAGCACCTGCAACATTCAGAGCCCCGAaacccagctccaccaatatttggggcaGGGCGtccggccccacctgccacccccgcgtgtccccccgccccctcttgctgccttccctgcccctgcgcctctgccctgcagctccatgctgcctccctgcagcgactgctgctgtggggtcctagtgcccccataTCGACTGCCGGGGCAGActgactgagcctgcccttccacctcagacccttcccttttccagcgggactctccaccagcacagggccccctgcccacacccaccgctcctgccccacgctgggcaaggggcagccccacccctcacccccagtgaggctacagtcaggggcaacagcgGGGGAGGAGATCGCTCGCAGCACCCCCCGGCTCCCACCatgggggaggcgagggagattcctggacctgagcgggagcctaggagcacgtgcagtgacagtggtgggggtgagtgtgctgctggggggcatgaaagggggctcctcccccagagctcactgctgcccgcagggaaagggctgggggacgtcctcctctctggcccctcccacagcagcctgcctacaccccaaactcatccccagccctgccccaccccagagcccacacccccagccagagccctcatccccctgcaccgcaaccctctgccccagccctgagcccccttcagcaccacaaacccctcatctccagtcccagccagagccctcatcccaccacaccccaaccctctgcccagccaTGAGCCTCTCTAACCCCCAAGCTCCCCAGTCTCAcacagagtcctcaccccctacACCTctactcttgccctgagcccctcccacaccccaaacccctcatctgcagccacaccccacagccctcaccctgcaccccctccctccgcaccccttcgcatccccacactccctcccagagcctgcaccctgcaccccaatcccctgccccagcctagggcctgcaccccagacctcctcccccacccaaacaccctcccagagccttgggcaggagGGGCGCggagtttgggcaggggcaggttctgggcaccaccaaaatttctataAACCTGCCACCCCGTGTCATGATCTGTTCATGGCAAACCCAGAGAACTTAGATTAGAAAACCAAATCCACTTGCTGGAAGGTTGCCACGTCACCTGGTTTTATTTCTTAGGATCCAGAGGCCTGACGCACAGGAACCCAAACTAGAGAGACACAGAGCAGGCTGCTCCTTGAGGCACCGAGGCTCAACTCCCACGCCATGCTCTCTTTAAATACACCTCAGATGAGCCCTGCCGTGTGCGCACTGGCCTCTGCTGGACACACGCCCCAGCCGGCTCTGCCTATTGCAGATGCGCTAGTGACGCTGCCCCAGGGGGCATCTCCCAGGGCACACTAAGCACAGCAGCACGTGGGTGGCGCAGGGCTGGTGTATTGCGGGCACAGACGTGGCGGGTGCAGGGCCGTCAGTCCCAGGGGAAGGTCATGCCCAGACCTTGCACCCGCTCCTGGTAAACAGTGTCGAATCGTTGGCTCTGCGCCTCCGAGAGATGGTTCCTCCAGTCGCCACAGATCCCTGCAAACCACAGGGGACATGATGTAGGGTatccctcactcccaacccacagcccctgctccccagtcctgcccctgcaagctctgcccatgcccctcacTCCGGACTTGCAGCCCTGGGTCTCCCAgtcctgcctcattcagctctgccagtgccccttaaTCCTGGCCCGCAGCCCCCACCCTGGACTCACCTTTCCTCAAGAACTCCCCCTTCTGGTGGTCCATGTACTTGTCGTCCAACTGGGAGAAGTTGGACATTTTGTTCCCCTTCATGCCCTGGAAGGAGGCGTTCTCCACCACAGCGGCCACTTGCTCCTCACTCAGcttcttccccaggaagtggcaGATTCTCCGCACGCTGCCCAGTGGATCCTGGGGGAGGCACCCACTTCCATGAAGGGTGGGATCTGGGGTGACTTTATTATGGTcattgggtgcctcagtttccccacctgcaaggTACTGCTCCCCATTGGGTCCAGACAAACAGACACCTCTGAGGGCAGAGGGCCTTGGCCACAAGCCATGTCGGCTGCCTGGGGTGTGGTTAAGTGTGGGTTTAGCTCACAGGGACATAGGCTACATGTTGGCATGGCCCCAGGGGCGGGATTATATGTGGGcatagccacagggaggggctaCATGTGGGCATGGCCTCAGGCACAGGGTTAAGTGCAGGCATGTCCACATGTGGGCTTGGCCCCAGGGGGCAGGATTATATGTGGGCATAGCCACAGGGCGGTGTTATGTGCAGGGGTGTCCACAGGGATCGGTGTTATGTGAGGATGAGGCCTTAGGTCGGGGCTATGTGTGGGTGTCCTCAGGGGGGCGGAGTTATGTGTGGGCGTGGCCCAAAGGGCGGGGTTTCCctacctgctgcagctcctcgtAGGTGATGGGGAAGAAGTTCTCGTTGCCCTTCAGCCCCATCCAGCCGGTGACGTGGTCGAACCAGGAGCCATAGGGCACTGTGCAGGGGACAGTGGCATGGTGACCCCAGAGCCGGCTCCACCCGGCCCCTCCACCCTGGTGTAACGGggacagcaggggcctgggagctgGGACACCCGGGTTCCATCCTGccactgggaggagagtgggggctggaggtCAGCGGTGTTTGCAGACCCCTGGTTGTGCTGcggctgtttggggaggggggctctgagctgtgccaggccctcGGCAAAGGGCTggtcagagctggctggggatgcaCAAACTCGAAGCACTTGTGACTTGcttggaacccaggcgtccggctcCAGAGTGGCCCCTGCGGGCCTGGGGTGCTGCTCACCATTCCCGCTCAGGAAGTCCTCGAGGAAGGAATCCAGTGAGCCAGGGTCCTTGAAAAGGCGCAGCAGCTTGGAGAAGTGGTAGAGCGAGACCAGGACGTCCTTGGGGCAGCGCAGGGTGTAGATGatctgggggagaggtggggaggggggggtcactGCTGGGGCGTCATGCTACCAATTGCGGGAGGCGGGTGCCAAGTGAACACAGTCATTAGCCACCCACTCTGGGCCGTCACTTCCCCACCCTCTCCGGAGGGAGAAGGAATCATCCCATCCCGCTGGCTGCACTTTCCCACGCCCACATTGGTGTAACTCAcacccagcagcagccctggatTCACCCCCCTCCTGATGCACAGCCCTTCccgtgcccctcaatcccgacccacagcccccactctCCCGCCTCTCACTTTGGCCTTGGAGTGCTGCAGGGACTTGGGGAAGAGCTGCACGGggaggtgggagcagagcagccggggCGGGGGGTATTTCAGGGCAGCCTTCAGCCCACCCTGGTTGTCCAGCCAGGGCGACCGCTCCCAGTTCAGCACGCTGCGCACCCAGCCGGGGTCCCCGTCACAATGGATCAGACTCAGAAT
The sequence above is a segment of the Chelonia mydas isolate rCheMyd1 chromosome 24, rCheMyd1.pri.v2, whole genome shotgun sequence genome. Coding sequences within it:
- the LOC102934596 gene encoding sulfotransferase 2B1-like, with translation MADEYFTHKGLLFPCLNYSTAALSYVENEFQVRDDDIFNVTYPKSGTNWMLEILSLIHCDGDPGWVRSVLNWERSPWLDNQGGLKAALKYPPPRLLCSHLPVQLFPKSLQHSKAKIIYTLRCPKDVLVSLYHFSKLLRLFKDPGSLDSFLEDFLSGNVPYGSWFDHVTGWMGLKGNENFFPITYEELQQDPLGSVRRICHFLGKKLSEEQVAAVVENASFQGMKGNKMSNFSQLDDKYMDHQKGEFLRKGICGDWRNHLSEAQSQRFDTVYQERVQGLGMTFPWD